The following is a genomic window from Collimonas fungivorans Ter331.
ATAACGGCGCTTGGGCGATTTCGGCGAGCGCTACTCCCGAGATCGCGGCCATTCCCAGGCATGCGCAATGCGCGGCCAGCTTCAGCAGCCGGCCAAGCGGCATATGCCGCGATACACTCATTCGTAACATGACGTACTCCCTACACTCAGAATTTTAGATAACTTTGCAGTAACACCACTGCATTATTTGTGACATCCGTGCCGCGCCCGGTTATCCGGTATACCTTGTCGGTCAAGTCGCGCTTGGGCTGCGTCGGTCCCAGCCCTATCGTGGCTGTGACATCTTCGATGATGCATTGCGGCTGCGGAGGAGTCCCGCCAGTCCAGGAAACGCCGTTAGGCAGGGTAACTGCGGGCAGCTTGGCGGTTGTCGCCGGCGCCGATGTTCCCCAGGTTGCACTGTTGTCCCATACGCTTGGACTGGTGGTCGAAGTCGTCAGCATGCTGCTCAAGGCTTTGCCGCCGATAGAATTGTTTTGCGCTCCGGCTTCGCAATACCGCAATGCCCTCTCGGCCGCCTGGAAAGCCGCCTGCTGGTTGCGTGTATTTGCCGCCATCTTTTCATCCAGTGTCACATTGCGGATAGCGACTGTGCCAATCAGCATCATGACGACCAGGAAAATCAGCACCATCGGCAGTGCAATACCTGATTGCTGGAGTTTTGTCTTTTCCATAAACATGTTTGGTCAGTTGGTCCGGTGCCGGTTAGTTGATCAGGCTGGGAGTAGCGTTGTTACGCAAGGTAAATACCTGCGTCATGGTGGTATGCAGCAGATGATCCGATGCAGTAACCGACTGGCCGCTGCAATTGGTGTACGTTTGGCCCGCGCTTGTCGATATCACATTGTTGGAACTGTGAATATCCAGGCATACGGTGGCCGTTATCACCGTGCCCCATCCAGCCCTGTTATTGTCATTAAAGGCCACCGCGCCAGCAGTGCTCGCATTCACCCCCGTTTGCGTGGGTACATACTTGCTGGCGGTATCAACTCCATAAGTAACTTTCATCTGGTCGACATTACTTAATATCTTCTGGGGGGTGCCGCCAGGATTTCCCATGCAATACAAGATCGAGGTGGCGGCGTCGCGGTAAAAGCTATTGGTAATGAGGCCACCCTGTGTGGCCGTTGCGCCGATGGCCTTCACGCCGCTGCAATCGATTCCCGCTCCGCTGATCGGACTATTGGTCGCGTCGTATGGCTCACTGGTGTAGCTGACAGCAAACGCCGAATCGGTGCCGGCCGCGCTAGCGCAGGCTGGTACCGCTGCAATCGGCATTGCAAAACCGTTGTCGCAACCGATCAAGCCGGTCAATGTGGGGGCGCTCACTGGCGGAAAATCCGTCGTATTGCCCGTGAGCATGTTGCCGTAGCCGGCCTGCATCAAGCTGCGGCCAATCAGATTCAGGGCGAAGCGGCCGTCTTCCTGGATGCGCGCGTTGTCATCATTCAGGCGCGAGCTGGATTTGCTATTGAAATACAGGCTGCTGAGAAATAACATAAGGATCAGCCCTATCGTCACCGACACCAGCAATTCGACCAGTGTAAAACCCCGCATGCTGCGACGCAGATTGCCTGTATTCATTTGAGAAATCATCATCATGGCGTCACCACAGTCAAAAAGCAGCGCATTGCAGCTTTATCGTTAGCGCTGAACCCGCTGGGGAACACTGAACTGTCACACCCTGAGTCCGTGGCTGTTTTATCTGGTTCGCTGAAATAAACCGTCACGACAAAACCATTGGTGCTGTCGCCGGACACCGTGCCCCAGCCACCCGCCATTGCATTGCTCATGGCCAGGCGCCAGTTGTAGATATCCTGGACGGCGATCTCTGCCGGTGTGCAGGCCCCGCTCACCGCACAAGCCGCCGCGTTCGAATTGTCCGGATATGTTTTGTCGGTCGTGTACCCGCCAGCATTGGCGCCTGCAGCATTAGCGCGTATCCGGTCGCCGATATCGGCGCTGTACTGGCTGGCCAAAGAACGGAAATTCGCTACCTTTTGATAGCGCAATGCCGCTACCTGCAAGCCAGCAAGGCCGAGCAGCGCAAATGCCGAGATCGTGATCGCAATTAATACTTCGATCATGCCGACCCCGCGTTGCCGGCCAGACCTATGCGATATTTTTTTGTTGAGAAAAGCCATGTTCCCTATCTCTCTTCCGTCTTAACATGCATCGCCAGGCTTGATAGCCCTGGTTCGCCCGCTTGGATCAAAACAGACCAGTCGTGAAAATTTGGTGTTGAATGAAAATGCAAAGGAAGCAGGCGGCGCCGCTATTGGCGCGCCCATGGCGTTATAGGTGATCGAAGTCGCTGTTGTCGCAGGTACAAGGCTGGTGCCGCTGGTAAAAGCCCCTTGACGCGCCAGAATCAGATGGGCTGACCCTGCTGCAGTGGTGGGGGTATCCGACGCTGTGCCGACATACACCAGCCAGCCATCTTTCCAATCGCTGCCGCTGGTGTCGCAGACATTTGATCCGGTTTCTGCTCCAACACTGCGGCAAATAGTTACTGCGCCAGCGCGTTGAATCGCTTCGGAGCGAGTCAGCATGGTGGCGGCAATGAATTCATTTACGTTGCCGGATAAACGATTCTGGCTGATGAAATTACCCATCGCAGGCATTCCCACCGCAGCCAGGATGGCAACCACAGCGATAGTGGTGATCAATTCGAATAAGGTAAAACCTTTGCTGATATCAGGCATGGTGTACTTGCTATTTTTTTCAAAAGATAAGGCAGTCTCAGCATTTCTTTGCACGCTACACTCCCCCCGAAAACGTCAATTGCAACCGATGCCGAATTATAGGTTTTGCATTTCCACAAAGAAACCATTTGGAGCCCCGTCCGTCGCCGCCAAAATACCACTCATCATCAATAATTACCAAAAACACAATTACATACATATTCCCTTGCATTCCCGGCCGGCTGCCGAGCGCCAGAGCCTTCCCTGACTCATCAATCCACTCGCCAAATGCTATAATCCGCGCTTCCCGCAAACGGGCCGACTGTCCCCCGGAACGCGGCCCGGCATCGACGCAACAAGCGGATCGCGCATGCGCGTCCGGCAATGCTGGCCACTTTGAGCTGTCCCTAAAATATTGTTTTCAACACCACGCGCAGATGCGGCGTGGTTTTCATTGAATGGAGTTTGCTATGTCGGCAACAATGCGGCCAGTCCGCCTGCTCATGATGTTCCTGCTGGCGACGCTGGCCTTTTCCGCGATGGCGGTGGATCGTGATTTCCCGGCCTCGGCCTTGCGCGGAAAATTGACCATCACCGCTTACCCGATCGTCACCGTCAATGGCAATACGCTGCGGCTGTCGCCCGGTTCGCGCATCTGGAACACGCAGCAGCTGACCCAGATCCCCAGCTCTTTGGGCACAGATACTTACCAGGTGAACTACACCCTGAACATACAAGGCGACATCGACCGCGTCTGGATCCTGACCGCGGATGAAGCCGGCCAGAAGATAGAAGCGCAGCGCAACGGCATGAAGCGCTAGTTAAAAAAGGTAGTTAACAGGCAGTCATGGAAAAACCGATGCAAAAGAAAGTATTTATCAAGACCTTCGGGTGCCAGATGAACGAGTACGACTCGGACAAGATGGCCGACGTCCTGAACGCCTCCGACGGCTTGATCAAGACCGATCGCCCGGAGGATGCCGATGTGATCCTGCTGAATACCTGTTCGGTGCGCGAGAAGGCGCAGGAGAAAGTGTTTTCCGACCTCGGCCGCCTGCGCGAACTGAAACGCAACAATCCCGACCTGCTGATCGGCGTCGGCGGCTGCGTGGCTTCGCAGGAAGGCGCGGCGATCGTCAAGCGCGCGCCGTATGTCGACATGGTGTTCGGCCCGCAAACTTTGCACCGCCTGCCGGAGATGATCAGCCAGCGGCGCGCCACCGGCCATTCGCAAGTAGATATCAGCTTTCCTGAAATCGAGAAATTCGACCACATGCCGCCGGCCAAGGTCGAGGGGGCGACCGCATTCGTGTCGATCATGGAAGGCTGCAGCAAATATTGCAGCTACTGCGTGGTGCCCTACACCCGCGGCGAGGAAGTCTCGCGCCGGTTTGAAGACGTGCTGACCGAAGTGGCGGGGCTGGCCGAGCAAGGCGTCAAGGAAATCACTTTGCTGGGGCAAAACGTCAACGCCTTCCGCGGCGCCATGGCGGATGGCGAGATTGCCGATTTCGCGCTGCTGATCGAGTACATCGCCGAGATTCCCGGCATCGAACGGATCCGCTTCGTTACCAGCCATCCCAAGGAATTCACCCAGCGCCTGATCGACACCTACGCCAAGGTGCCGAAGCTGGTTGACCATTTGTACCTGCCGGCGCAGCACGGCTCGGACCGCATCTTGTCAGCGATGAAGCGGGGCTATACCGTGCTGGAATACAAGTCGGTGATCCGCCGCCTGCGCCAGGTGCGTCCCAACATCACGATTTCCAGCGACTTCATCGTCGGCTTCCCGGGCGAGACCGATGCCGATTTCGAGGCGCTGATGAAGCTGATCACCGACATCGGCTACGACAACAGCTTCAGTTTCATTTTCAGCCCGCGTCCCGGCACGCCGGCCGCCAACCTGGAGGACGACACGCCGCATGAAGTCAAGCTGAAGCGGCTGCAGCACTTGCAGGCGACGGTTGAAGCAAACATGGCCAAGATCAGCGCAGCGATGGTCGGCTCTGTGCAGCGCATCCTGGTGGAAGGCCCGTCCAAGAAGAATCCGGCCGAGCTGCAGGGCCGCACCGAGAACAACCGGGTGGTCAATTTCAACGCCGGCCCGAATGGCGCGCGCCTGATCGGCGAGCTGATCGATGTCACGATTACAGAAACATTGACCTATACCTTGCGCGGCGAAATCGTCGCGGCAGAATAGTTTGCGGCATTGCGCTCACCGACCAATCAAACAAGATAAACACAGCCCAGTTTGAAAACTAAAACCCCTACCCAGCCGCATTACTTCATCCCGCAGCCGCTGGACAATACGCGGCTGGCGCACCTGTGCGGACCGCTGGATGAAAACCTGCGGCAGATTTCCGCGGCGCTGGATGTGTCGATTTTCCGGCGCGGCGACAAGTTCGTCGCCGCCGGCGGCAATGCGGAACGCGCGGTGGAAATCCTCGACCAGTTTTACGCCATCGCCAACAAAGTGATCTCGGTGGATGAAATCCAGCTGGCGCTGGTCGAGCAACGCGCCAAACTGGGCATGAAGCCGAAAGCCACGAAAGCCGCCAAGGGCAACGGCAAGGCCGCCAGCGAAGCTGGCGCCGACGCCAATGCCGACCTGGCGGATGCAGAGCTGAGCGAGACGGATATCGAAAGTCCTGTGCTGAAAACCCGCCGCAGCGACCTGCGCGGCCGCACGCCGCACCAAAGCCAGTACATCCGTTCGATCCTGGAACATGACGTCACGCTGGGCATCGGCCCGGCCGGCACCGGCAAGACCTACCTGGCGGTTGCCTGCGCGGTAGACGCGCTGGAACGCGATGCGGTCAAGCGCATCGTGCTGACGCGGCCGGCGGTCGAGGCCGGCGAGCGGCTGGGTTTCCTGCCTGGGGACCTGGCGCAGAAAGTCGACCCCTACCTGCGTCCCCTGTACGACGCGCTATACGACTTGCTGGGTTTCGACCGCACCCAGAAGATGTTCGAGAAGCAGGCGATCGAGATCGCGCCGCTGGCTTACATGCGCGGCCGCACGCTGAACCATGCTTTCATCATCCTGGACGAGGCGCAAAACACTACGCCGGAACAGATGAAGATGTTCCTGACCCGGATCGGCTTCGGCAGCAAGGCCGTGGTCACCGGCGACGTCACCCAGATCGACTTGCAGCGGGGCCAGAAGAGCGGCCTGATCGATGCCATGAACATCCTGAAAGACGTGCGCGGCATCGCTTTTACCCGTTTCAACAGCAGCGACGTCGTGCGCCATCCCTTGGTGGCGCGCATTGTCGACGCCTATGAATCGGCGGCGCAGGCAGCGCCGGTGGCGTCCACCCATGGCGTCATCGAAGCCGCCACGCCGCAAGCCGTCAAACCCGCCAAACCGGTGCAGACCGGGATTACCAAAACAGCCCGGAATCGTAAGTAAGCGCAATGCCAAAAAAAAATAAACTCTCCCTGTCGGTGCAGTACCCTGATCCGCGCCTGCAAGAAAGCGTGCCGCGCCCGCAGCTGCGGCGCTGGGTGCAAGCCGCGCTGCTGGCGCCGGCCGAACTGACAATCCGTTTTGTCGACGCCGAGGAAGGGCGTGCCCTCAATCGCGACTATCGCGGCAAGGATTACGCCACCAATGTGCTGACCTTCGCTTACTCGGAAGACCAGGAGGAAAACGACAACGGCATTACCCAGGCCGACATCATCCTGTGCACCGACGTCTTGCAGCGCGAAGCAGAAGAACAAGGCAAGACGCTGGTGGAACATGCCGCCCATCTGGTGGTGCACGGCGTCCTGCATGCGCAAGGTTATGACCACGAAGACGATGAAGAAGCGGCGGAAATGGAAAACCTGGAAATCGAGATATTGAACAGCCTGGGCTGGCCTAATCCCTACGCCGACCGATAATTTCCCCGCTCCACGATAAAACGCCGCTTCTGCGGCGTTTATCATTTCTGCAGCCGAATTCTTATTTTCAGTTAAGAATCAATGGCTTGCGGGAATAAATATTGCCACCAAGACATTACACATCTTCGCTTATCTTTTTTATTAATAAGATTATGATGAATTCATGTAATGAACCGAGCTGGCCCGCGACTAAGCCACATGAAAACCAACATTGCTCAGTTGCCGGAGGCTATCGTGAACCAAATCAAGCCGCCTGTCGTTCACCCGATCTGGCTGCGCGTCACCCACTGGCTCAACGCGCTGGCCGTGATCATCATGATCCTGAGCGGCTGGCGCATTTATAACGCCTCGCCGATCTTCCCGTTCCGTATTCCCAGCGAATGGACGCTGGGCGGCTGGCTGGGCGGCGCCTTGCAATGGCATTTTGCGGCGATGTGGCTGCTGTTCTTCAACGGCCTGGTTTACCTGCTGCTGAATACCGGCAGCGGCCGCCTGTGGAAGAAATTCCTGCCGCTGCGCCCGACTGAAGTGGTGCAAGACTTCGTCAAAGCGCTGCGCGGCAAACTGCAGCACGACGCGCTCGACCACTACAACGCAGTCCAGAAACTGGCGTACGTGTCGGCCATCCTGGACTTGATCCTGCTGGTGGTGTCGGGCCTGGCGATCTGGAAGTCGGTGCAGTTCCCGGTGTTGCGCGAACTGATGGGCGGCTTCGACAACGCCCGCGTCGTGCATTTCTGCGCGATGGCTTTCCTGGTCGCATTTATCGTAGTGCACATCATCATGGTGGCGCTGGTGCCACGCACGCTGCTGGCCATGCTGCGCGGCCGTTAAGGTGAATTGAGACAATCATGTTCAAGAAAAACATTAACCCGGCGCTCGACACCGAATCGATATTGAAAGACGCCCAACGCGAACTGGCGTTGCCCTCGCGCCGCCTGTTCGCAAAACGCGCGCTGACCCTGGGCGGCCTGTCGCTGCTGACCGGCTGCAACATCACCGACGAGCCGTCCGTCAACCGCATGCTGGAACGCATCTCGCGCATGAACGACGGCGTGCAGGGATGGCTGTTCGATCCGAAGCGCCTGGCGCCGACTTATACCCAGGCTGAAATGACCCGGCCCTTTCCCTTCAATGCGTTTTACGCCATCGAGGAAGTACCGGAAATCGACGGCGCCGACTATCGGCTCGAAGTCAGCGGCCTGGTGAGCGACAAACGCTCCTGGACATTGCAGCAGCTGCACAAGCTGCCGCAGAACGAACAGATCACGCGCCATATCTGCGTCGAAGGCTGGAGCGCCATCGGCCGCTGGGGCGGTGTTCCGTTCTCTTATTTTCTGAAGCAGATCGGCGCCGACCTGAGCGCCAAATATATCGACTTCCAATGCGGCGACGATTACCACACCAGCATCGACATGCCGACCGCATTGCATCCGCAGACCCAGCTGACCCTGACTTACGACGGCCAGATCCTGCCGCCGAAATACGGTTTCCCGATGAAACTGCGGATGCCGACCAAGCTCGGCTACAAGAATCCGAAACACATCACTTCAATTGAAGTAACAAACACGTACCCCGGCGGTTACTGGGAAGACCAGGGGTACAACTGGTTCGGCGGTGCTTAGGCTGGCGAGCAGCCGGCAACATTCGCTGATTTTTACGGCACTTTTGCCACTTTTACCTGGAGATTCACATGAAAAAAAGCCTCACAACCCTGTTGGTTACCTGCCTGATGATGACAGCCGGCGGCGTCTATGCCCAAGATGCCATGTCGAAGGATGCCATGTCCAAAGACGCCATGTCCAAGGATGCGATGTCCAAGGATGCGATGTCCAAGGACGCCATGTCGAAAGATGCGATGAGCAAAGACGCCATGGACAAACCGGGCATGGCCAAAGATGCAATGAAAAAGAAAGCCCACACCAAAAAAGACGCGATGTCCAAGGATGCAATGGGTAAGGACGCCATGGGCAAGGACGGCATGGCTAAAGACGGAATGAGCAAATAATTATCTTTATTGCCATCCTGCGGACCATGTTTTCGGGCATGGTCCGCTTTTTTATGCAAAAAATTTCCGTACGGAACTGCGATCTGGGCCTGTGGGCACACGCGTTTCGTCGTCCTGTCACATATTTGTTGTATGCTATTGCTTCCAAAACAATGTGAAACCAAGGCTAACGCCATATGCCAGAGCACCCTAGTAGCGTCAAATCATTTGACGCTAAACCCCACCGGTCGTTATTCGAACGCCTGACCGCACTGATTTCTCCCGAACCTGAAAACCGCGCCGAACTGCTCGACGTGCTGCAAGACGCACACGAACGCAACCTGATCGACGCCGACGCGCTGTCGATGATCGAAGGCGTGTTCCAGGTCTCCGACCTCTCCGCCCGCGACATCATGATCCCGCGTTCGCAAATGGACATGATCGACGTCACCAAACCGATAGAAGACTGGATGCCGGAAGTCTTGTCGACCGCCCACTCGCGCTTTCCTGCCGTCGACGGCGAGCGCGACAAGGTGATCGGCATCCTGCTGGCGAAAGACCTGCTGCGTTATTACGCCGAAGAGTCGTTCGACGTGCGCGACATGCTGCGCCCCGCCGTCTTCATCCCCGAATCGAAACGCCTCAACGTCTTGCTGCGCGATTTCCGCGCCAACCGCAACCACATGGCTATCGTGGTCGACGAATACGGCGGCGTCGCCGGCCTGATCACGATTGAAGACGTGCTGGAACAGATCGTCGGCGATATCGAGGACGAGTACGATTTCGACGAAGAAGAAGACAATATCCTGGCCATCCGCGACGGCGACCACGGCGGCCGCTGGCGCGTCAAGGCGCTGACCGAGATCGAACAGTTCAACGAAACGCTGGAGACGGCGCTGGTCGACGAAGACGTCGACACCATCGGCGGCCTGGTCGCCAACCACCTGGGGCGCGTGCCGCGCAAGGGCGACGAGTTCACGATCGACAATGTGCGCTTTGAAGTGCTGCGCGCCGACGCGCGCCAAGTGCATGTCTTGCTGGTCGAAAAACTGTCGGAATCGGCTCAGGAAGAATCCTGAAAAAAATGTGGGTCGGCCCGCTTGCTGTGCCGACCCACTCCATCCAAGAGCAAGATCAACATTGCCCATGAGTTTCCGCCTGACTTCGATTCCCAAACTTC
Proteins encoded in this region:
- a CDS encoding cytochrome b/b6 domain-containing protein, coding for MKTNIAQLPEAIVNQIKPPVVHPIWLRVTHWLNALAVIIMILSGWRIYNASPIFPFRIPSEWTLGGWLGGALQWHFAAMWLLFFNGLVYLLLNTGSGRLWKKFLPLRPTEVVQDFVKALRGKLQHDALDHYNAVQKLAYVSAILDLILLVVSGLAIWKSVQFPVLRELMGGFDNARVVHFCAMAFLVAFIVVHIIMVALVPRTLLAMLRGR
- the pilV gene encoding type IV pilus modification protein PilV, which translates into the protein MAFLNKKISHRSGRQRGVGMIEVLIAITISAFALLGLAGLQVAALRYQKVANFRSLASQYSADIGDRIRANAAGANAGGYTTDKTYPDNSNAAACAVSGACTPAEIAVQDIYNWRLAMSNAMAGGWGTVSGDSTNGFVVTVYFSEPDKTATDSGCDSSVFPSGFSANDKAAMRCFLTVVTP
- the miaB gene encoding tRNA (N6-isopentenyl adenosine(37)-C2)-methylthiotransferase MiaB, whose protein sequence is MQKKVFIKTFGCQMNEYDSDKMADVLNASDGLIKTDRPEDADVILLNTCSVREKAQEKVFSDLGRLRELKRNNPDLLIGVGGCVASQEGAAIVKRAPYVDMVFGPQTLHRLPEMISQRRATGHSQVDISFPEIEKFDHMPPAKVEGATAFVSIMEGCSKYCSYCVVPYTRGEEVSRRFEDVLTEVAGLAEQGVKEITLLGQNVNAFRGAMADGEIADFALLIEYIAEIPGIERIRFVTSHPKEFTQRLIDTYAKVPKLVDHLYLPAQHGSDRILSAMKRGYTVLEYKSVIRRLRQVRPNITISSDFIVGFPGETDADFEALMKLITDIGYDNSFSFIFSPRPGTPAANLEDDTPHEVKLKRLQHLQATVEANMAKISAAMVGSVQRILVEGPSKKNPAELQGRTENNRVVNFNAGPNGARLIGELIDVTITETLTYTLRGEIVAAE
- a CDS encoding GspH/FimT family pseudopilin gives rise to the protein MQRNAETALSFEKNSKYTMPDISKGFTLFELITTIAVVAILAAVGMPAMGNFISQNRLSGNVNEFIAATMLTRSEAIQRAGAVTICRSVGAETGSNVCDTSGSDWKDGWLVYVGTASDTPTTAAGSAHLILARQGAFTSGTSLVPATTATSITYNAMGAPIAAPPASFAFSFNTKFSRLVCFDPSGRTRAIKPGDAC
- a CDS encoding pentapeptide MXKDX repeat protein, giving the protein MKKSLTTLLVTCLMMTAGGVYAQDAMSKDAMSKDAMSKDAMSKDAMSKDAMSKDAMSKDAMDKPGMAKDAMKKKAHTKKDAMSKDAMGKDAMGKDGMAKDGMSK
- a CDS encoding PhoH family protein, whose protein sequence is MKTKTPTQPHYFIPQPLDNTRLAHLCGPLDENLRQISAALDVSIFRRGDKFVAAGGNAERAVEILDQFYAIANKVISVDEIQLALVEQRAKLGMKPKATKAAKGNGKAASEAGADANADLADAELSETDIESPVLKTRRSDLRGRTPHQSQYIRSILEHDVTLGIGPAGTGKTYLAVACAVDALERDAVKRIVLTRPAVEAGERLGFLPGDLAQKVDPYLRPLYDALYDLLGFDRTQKMFEKQAIEIAPLAYMRGRTLNHAFIILDEAQNTTPEQMKMFLTRIGFGSKAVVTGDVTQIDLQRGQKSGLIDAMNILKDVRGIAFTRFNSSDVVRHPLVARIVDAYESAAQAAPVASTHGVIEAATPQAVKPAKPVQTGITKTARNRK
- a CDS encoding PilW family protein encodes the protein MMMISQMNTGNLRRSMRGFTLVELLVSVTIGLILMLFLSSLYFNSKSSSRLNDDNARIQEDGRFALNLIGRSLMQAGYGNMLTGNTTDFPPVSAPTLTGLIGCDNGFAMPIAAVPACASAAGTDSAFAVSYTSEPYDATNSPISGAGIDCSGVKAIGATATQGGLITNSFYRDAATSILYCMGNPGGTPQKILSNVDQMKVTYGVDTASKYVPTQTGVNASTAGAVAFNDNNRAGWGTVITATVCLDIHSSNNVISTSAGQTYTNCSGQSVTASDHLLHTTMTQVFTLRNNATPSLIN
- the ybeY gene encoding rRNA maturation RNase YbeY, which gives rise to MPKKNKLSLSVQYPDPRLQESVPRPQLRRWVQAALLAPAELTIRFVDAEEGRALNRDYRGKDYATNVLTFAYSEDQEENDNGITQADIILCTDVLQREAEEQGKTLVEHAAHLVVHGVLHAQGYDHEDDEEAAEMENLEIEILNSLGWPNPYADR
- a CDS encoding molybdopterin-dependent oxidoreductase, coding for MFKKNINPALDTESILKDAQRELALPSRRLFAKRALTLGGLSLLTGCNITDEPSVNRMLERISRMNDGVQGWLFDPKRLAPTYTQAEMTRPFPFNAFYAIEEVPEIDGADYRLEVSGLVSDKRSWTLQQLHKLPQNEQITRHICVEGWSAIGRWGGVPFSYFLKQIGADLSAKYIDFQCGDDYHTSIDMPTALHPQTQLTLTYDGQILPPKYGFPMKLRMPTKLGYKNPKHITSIEVTNTYPGGYWEDQGYNWFGGA
- a CDS encoding pilus assembly PilX family protein, translating into MEKTKLQQSGIALPMVLIFLVVMMLIGTVAIRNVTLDEKMAANTRNQQAAFQAAERALRYCEAGAQNNSIGGKALSSMLTTSTTSPSVWDNSATWGTSAPATTAKLPAVTLPNGVSWTGGTPPQPQCIIEDVTATIGLGPTQPKRDLTDKVYRITGRGTDVTNNAVVLLQSYLKF
- a CDS encoding HlyC/CorC family transporter, with amino-acid sequence MPEHPSSVKSFDAKPHRSLFERLTALISPEPENRAELLDVLQDAHERNLIDADALSMIEGVFQVSDLSARDIMIPRSQMDMIDVTKPIEDWMPEVLSTAHSRFPAVDGERDKVIGILLAKDLLRYYAEESFDVRDMLRPAVFIPESKRLNVLLRDFRANRNHMAIVVDEYGGVAGLITIEDVLEQIVGDIEDEYDFDEEEDNILAIRDGDHGGRWRVKALTEIEQFNETLETALVDEDVDTIGGLVANHLGRVPRKGDEFTIDNVRFEVLRADARQVHVLLVEKLSESAQEES